AATTCCTAATGCTGTTCCACTTGAAAATGCATCTTGATTTGCAGCTAAGAATACAAAATTCCAACTATACTTTTCTGTTTGATGTGTAACTCTTTCTCTAACCATTTCCATATCCCTAAAATATCTGCTAGCATTTTCCTGACCATCTGTGATGACAACAACAATCACCTTTTCTGGTCTTTGACTTTCTTTAGTCTTTCTCAACCTAATACCGACATCATCGATTGTTTTGCACATCGCATCATATAATGCAGTCATTCCCCTAGGATAATAAACATCCTTAGTGATTCTGGGAATATCTTTAATATTTGTGTTATTGTGCAATATTTCGGTGTCATTGTCAAATAAAACAATAGTGACTCTAGCTTCCCCTGGCAATTCTCTTTGCTTGTCTAAGAATTCATTTAATCCACCAATACTATCATCAATAATATTGGCCATAGATCCTGATCTGTCAAGAATACAAATAATTTCAGTTAATCCTTTTTTCATAATCTAATTCACAATCTCCTTTATTTATGATTTTGGATGATCCAGTGATATACAGTTGGATCAACTCCTTCTAATTTAACACAGTATTCTTCGTATTTTTCCACAATTTTTTTTAGTAATTCTTTGTTTGGTGTGCAATTACAAT
This is a stretch of genomic DNA from bacterium. It encodes these proteins:
- a CDS encoding VWA domain-containing protein translates to MKKGLTEIICILDRSGSMANIIDDSIGGLNEFLDKQRELPGEARVTIVLFDNDTEILHNNTNIKDIPRITKDVYYPRGMTALYDAMCKTIDDVGIRLRKTKESQRPEKVIVVVITDGQENASRYFRDMEMVRERVTHQTEKYSWNFVFLAANQDAFSSGTALGI